The genomic interval ttgtggctgtgtttatatagcattaggaatCCATGTAcgcttcgttctttggttattccgttttataaccaaatgaaaataataaataaacagtttggttatttttgtttttcagattcaaaaccaaaacagaaatacagaaaaaacaaaaaacagagaaacagattttttttttaacttgttctgtttgtgtgatatttatggagaaattagagcgagaactgaagtctgctgcacctggtttccctccccatgtcctggaccaggtctcctcacacaataggactgtttaggatttatttcagcagttttctggtcctgctcatgttttcattcagtctgtagATGTTTTAGCTCATAATAAGCAGCTCACACTGTAGTTTTGTTTCGCGGTGTTACGATCCAAATCGTatctaaataaactggtgactggctaTTAACTGGGGAGATGCTACTCGGAACggagtgtttttgtgcccccgcagttttcttaatgccccccagTTAATGCTGCCTGGTGCCGACTCTGGACAGGACAGAGCTTTGGAAACACCAACATCCTGAAGTGAGTGAACACAACATCTGGAGGATCAACATCTGCACTTGTGACAGGTTGGACTTGAAGTCAAGTACAAAGTGATGTTTGTTGTGGTGCGTTCAGGAGCTGGGTGGTGTTATCATCCCTCTCTGCTCCTCACTGGTCCCCTGAAGGAGCAAACAGAGAGACACATTATTACACAGCTTTATTATCACATCAATCAGCTTTCTGATCATCAAACATCAATGTCATGTTTAGAACCACACTAACACCtcagctccatctaaaatctgggTTGGAAGACATCATGTGATCACTTTGTCCATTTGATGATGTACTCACAGTTCTCATCTCTGACGCTGAGGAAGACGAAGTGTCAGAGGctgaaaaacacatcaaatctaAGTTTAAAGTCAGTTGGACATTTACACATATCAGCCACAACATTATGAGCAGCTGCAGGAAAGGAGACCTttttctgctcctgaaacagctCTGGCCCTTTAAgacaagggtgtcaaactcattttagttcaggggccaaatacggagcagtttgatctcaagagggccacagattttatgttggaaaaccagtaatttcaacattattgtgtcttAGTTTACACTTGtaattatacataaaatacaaaatatgtaataaacagACAATAACcaaacaataagtgatagatatcagtcccaacagggtcctcactttaaatttcatagatttgtgaccaatttctatcaAATTAAGGAAAgtgttatgtaataatttaaaattaaaagattttgtcaaaatgttctAACACTTTAACATTAAAACTGACTGtcataagtaagtaagtaagtaaagtttatttatatagcgcttttttcagaccagggtcacaaagtgcttcacaatttacagtttaaaaaaggCACAATGCATATAAAAGTCCACTACAATGATGCTACAATGTATAAAAGAGTCCATTCACAAACAGGAGTGTGTCAAGAAAGCCTCCATAAAAAAGTGAGTCTTTAgatgacttttaaaaacatccacagagtcCAGCATCCGCAGAGTGTGTGGAAGAGCATTCCAGAGACGAGGAGCTACCGCCTTAAAAGAGTGATCACCTCGTGTTTTAAAGCGGGTGCGAGGGACCATCAGCAGGTTTTGAGAAGAAGACCTCAAGCTCCTGTTTGAAACATAGGGCTGAATCAGACCCTCAATGTATTCAGGCGCCTGGCCATGAAGGGCCCTGAAAGTCAGCACAAGGATTTTAAAATTCATCCTGTAGATGACAGGGAGCCAATGTAGAGTTTTTAAAATAGGAGTGATATGGGCTCTCCTACAGGTACGGGTCAGGAGGCGTGCGGCAGAGTTCTGGACCACTTGAAGACGAGCCAGATCCTTTTTGCTAAGGCATGTAAACAGACTGTTACAATAGTCCAACCGTGAGGAAACAAACGCGTGGATGACCATCTCAAGCTCAGGACCAGAGACTATGTGTCTCAGctttgagatgtttctcaggtGGAAGAAACAGTTCCTGATGAGCTGCTTAGAGTGACGTTCTAGGGACATCCCTTCATCAAAAGTTACTCCAAGGTTCCTTATAGAACTTTTAACAGTGCTACTTAGGGCGCCAAGGTGCTGTTTGATAAGAGGAGCAATAATGTCCGGGGCAACGACTAGGGTTTCCGTTTTACTGGAGTTCAGTTGGAGGCTATTTTCATTCAGCCATTGTTTTACCTTTACCAGACAGTTTGTGAGGGAAAGCACGTTTTGGGGTTCGGAGGGCTTAAAACTGCAGTACAGCTGGAGATCATCTGCGTATAGGTGATAGGAGACATCAGGGCACTGCTGGATCAGCTCACCGAGAGGGAGTAAATAAATCAGGAACAAAAGCGGCCCAAGGACCGAGCCCTGAGGTACACCCCACTTTAAATCCGCAGTTTCTGACATTTCGTTGTTGTAGTACACAGAGAATGTTCTACCGGTCAGGTACGATCTGAACCACTCCAACACAGGGCCCGACAAGCCAACCACATCCCGCAGTCTGCCAACCAGGATATGATGATCCACCGTGTCAAAGGCAGAAGACAGGTCCAACAGGACCAGGACGGAACATTTTTCAGAGTCTGCAGCCATCATGATGTCACTTGACACTTTCAGCAGTGCTGTCTCAGtggagtgaaactttctgaagcCGGACTGGAAAGTATCAAATGTGTTGTTGCTCTCCAAGAATGATGTCAGTTGTTTACAGGCTAGCGTTTCTAGAACTTTAGCCAGGAACGGGATCTTGGAAATTGGCCTGAAATTCTGAAGTTCTGATGGGTCCAAGCTGGGTTTTTTCAGTTGGGGTTCCACCACagcatgtgatataagcaccagaaAAAATATTCCCTGtaaatattgagtttcatttacacaatgattgatgttttctctgttatttttattttctcctgtgggccaaactggatgcttcaaagggccagatttggcccccggaccacgAGTTTGACACAGATGCTTTAAGATCACCTGATATATGAGCCATTATTGACTACATGAAACAGCTGGAAATTCATCTGTCTGTCAACCTGAAATCTATCAATACCTAAGAAGTTTATACGTGTCCAAATATCATTAAAGGCTTTATAGTGCCTTTATTAGTTTATATTCTCACTGTAATCCTCAGATGTCATGATGTGATCCAGGTTTAAAGAGGACTTCAGAATGAAAAGTCAACacttctaaaaaacaaaacataaaaaagctcCAAATCCTGACATTTCTCCACTTTTCCTGTTTCTAACACAtcaaactttgatttaaaattattaaactTATTCTGCAAGATAACAGGAAATCAATCCCTTTAAGTTCATGTtgtgttcttttttaataatatattaatgtttcttttattcagacaactttttttcagaaaattgactttggTCTACTGAAAAGTTCCGAatgccaactgccagtcttcctcagaggcgtctgctgagaCCGTGCTTCTAGAGACCATCGGACGATaaggggcgtggccagcctgagaAAACTGccaagttggccacgcccaggaGGAACTCATAcagacacatcaaagtgatcagcagacgcctcagaggaagactggcagttggcagccgaaacatgtcaggagatcaaagtaaatttcctgaaaaaaaaacagttaacagAATAAAATCCTCGTCTTGCTGTGAACTTTGTCCCAGTTTTTCACTTCCCCTAAAGTAACGTttagtaaaacacatttttatgatcATTGCAGTAACTCAAGAGTTCCATGTTTTAAAAGACAAAGTCATGACAAACACATAAATATCAAACACATGCACTTCAGATGTTTGTTCAGACCTTTATgattaaaaatactaaaaaacacATGTTAACAAACTATGATTATGTTTAAAGTTACATTGATTAAAAAAGATGAATTTGtactttcatattttattaacagcaaAGTTTAAAAAGCAAAAGATAAAAACTGGTTTATTAAACCATTGTTTTTATCATCTAAGAGTGATGAGCATCTCCACCCATCATGTCCATCTAGTGGACAAGAggaaatactgattcttttcaACACTGAACATATTATAGGAAATGAATCAGTAAAGTTCACTTCAGATGGAAACAAAAGACCAAAGGATTCATGAAAAAAtcattcatatttacattaaagtcaatcataaacacacagagtaaacatgtaaatatcaGAAGGACTCACTGTTCGTACGTTTGAACCctgaatgaaacaaaaaagagaaaaaggaaaattatTGATTAGATTGAGAAGAAAgtttaaataaagtgaaataaaagtgttttaagatccataaaaacagttttcatTTATTACCTGCAGAGCGTTTCCTCCACAGGAAGAATCCAACGATGGACAAcagcaaaagaagaagaagaagaagacctccaacaacagcagcagcaacaagacctacacaacaacaacaacaacaacaacaacaacagtgtgaTGCTGCTTTGTGTGAGTCAGCTCTGAGTGTGAAGTCAGTGAGTCTCTCACCTCCATCAGACTTTCTCCAGTTGCTTAAAATCACACTTTTGTCCAGAGTGACTGTGAGATCTTCCTCCACACCTTTAAGCTGAAACACACAGTCGTACCTGCTCCAGTCTTCAGCTCTGATCAGAGAAATGTTCAGGTCAACGCTCATCTGGAAGCTCCCATCATGGTTGGGGAGCATCTCTCCGTGGTCCACGCCCTCAaacacctcctcctcctggtcTTTCCTCCAGAACATCACAGCATAGCGGGGGTAGAAACCTGTAGCGTGGCAGGTGACTGGAGAGGAGGGAGTCCTCTGGAGGAGCTTGATGGAGGGAAGATCTGCAGAGGAAAGAGAAGGAGCACACAGTGAGCTTTAATGATGaagagcaggagaaggaaggaaggaggaaGAGTTGATCTGAGAACATCTCAGCCTGAATGTGGTGAAGGAAAGAGTCACTGTGAGCTTTGAACAGCAGCTCATTGAAAGGATGTTCAGTGTGTTACTGCTGCTGTTTGTGCTTTACAGCAAATATCTATGGGACGCCCATTGGAAAGTTGATCAtgatgaaataaacacaaacttttagcaacatttagcaacaaactacgtttaaaaaacatgtgaattttttatgttatttttgacaagatttacagcaatatttgtgaaatttgtgatatttacttttcttgtaaaaatataatgtcaatgtttaatctaaatgttaaatattaaatctaaa from Gouania willdenowi chromosome 11, fGouWil2.1, whole genome shotgun sequence carries:
- the LOC114472399 gene encoding major histocompatibility complex class I-related gene protein-like isoform X1, giving the protein MNTFIFVFLLGTPGVTAVLHTLRYFYTSSSDVPNFPEFVSVGYVDDVQIIHYDSNSRTAVPKQDWMKDTTDQQFWEEETGKFMGAQQASKVNIETLKQSFNQTGGVHIVQSMSGCEWDDETGDVDGYYQYGYDGEDFLSLNLKSETWIAAKQQAFITKLKRDSDKAELSYDKHYYTQLCPEWLKKYVNAGRSSLMRTDLPSIKLLQRTPSSPVTCHATGFYPRYAVMFWRKDQEEEVFEGVDHGEMLPNHDGSFQMSVDLNISLIRAEDWSRYDCVFQLKGVEEDLTVTLDKSVILSNWRKSDGGERLTDFTLRADSHKAASHCCCCCCCCCCVGLVAAAVVGGLLLLLLLLLSIVGFFLWRKRSAGFKRTNRPELFQEQKKVSFPAAAHNVVAASSSASEMRTVSTSSNGQSDHMMSSNPDFRWS